ATACTGCTTTACTGGAAatctattactttttttttttttttttaaagcatgccACTAGCCAATGctcctacttttttttctcttccccctaCAGCTCTACAACCACCACAACCCTGGACTAAGCTGAACACTGtgactattttttttaactggaagtTCAAGAAAAGGCAGCTCTTTCTCACAGGGAAAACATTATCACACAGGGGCCTCACATTCCCTGCTGTCTCACCCACTTAGTGCAGGTGCAGCTGAATGCAACAAATGCCAAAGGGCAATAAAAAACACCTTATGTACCATTGGTACCTCTGCACGAACTGCTCTGCTGGTAAAAGACAGAATGCTGAGAAAGCCTAATGCAGAAAAGGCCACAGAGGCAAAACCAGACCCTGAATGGACCCAACAAGGATGTCTATTATAGGAAAGCTAACTGGACAAGGGAATAAATCTAGAACACAAGCACAGGAGAGTGGAGGCCTAAATACATACACAATGCATTATTTATTCTGGAGGAACTGGGTCAGGTTTTGCAGCCAGCAGAAAGAAGAGTAATTATGTTTCCTTTCTGAACATAACATAGTTGgtgcctgctctgctgagatCTGCAATGAGTCTGTCCTTAGAAAGACAGGACAGACAGGACAGCACAGAACTCACTGACTCCAGATCTAAATCTTCCCCAAGGGTACCTGTCAGAGAGGAAGCAGCAAGCAGGAGCCCCACTTTGCACACAGAATTCTTCCAGAAGCCCTAGTCAGTGAAGAAAAATGCCAGCTGGGGGTAACTTTCAAGAGTATGACAGTGCCCTTCAGTTACATGTTAACTCTTTAGGGTGTCATATACtttgtgtttaagaaaagaaagcCAAGCAGCTACATACAAACCTAGACTTTTCCCACATTCAGTGAACAGCTAGATCCCACTGAACACAACTGCTCTGGCTGCATTCACTGTCTTTCATTCTCAAACACTGCAAGATGTCACTCCCCTGCTCACTCACCTATGATTCCTCCCACATCATACCAGATGGAGAGCTGGTcagcttctgcttctttccATCCAAAGTTGTTGCTGAGGTAGAAGGGCAGCCAGAAGAAGAACGAGTAATTCACCAGCTTCAAGCAGGCATAGGCCAAGGAGTACTGGAACAAAGAGAGGCCCAGGGAGCAGTTAGCACTTGAGAAATGcaaacagcatttctgcttATTCCCATAAAGCTCTGGATCCAGCTAAAGCTTTCAGAGTAAAAGCACTTTTGAATTTCATGTAAGAAGGCAGCATCATGAAAGTTTAATGCTGAACATCAAAGGGAACCCAGGAATACAAAAATCACTGTCAAGaaggttgttttgggtttttttatcagTGAATGCAATGGGTTAAAACACTTCCAGTGCAATCTTGAGAGGAAATGACACTAGGCTtcaaaaaagggagaaaatttaATTCACCTTCTGAAGAGAAGGGAGTCAGCCACGTGACACAAAACAAGCTTGAGATTTAGTCCTCTGTGCATCATGCTGAGAAAAGTTATGTGAAGTGGTTCCTCTCTGCTATCTTGTGCTGCTCAGGAGGCTCATCTGCTTACAGCACCAGAAGGGAAAGCTTCACTCATAATCCCCAGGTAGGTATTCCAGGACATGGGATGAAAGATTTGACCAAAGCTGAGCACAGACTTCCCAACCCAACAGCTGAGACAACCTTCTTTTGGCTGCTGGGCTCAATTAGTCCTTAGCTAGCAGATATCCTCCTTCAGAACTTTCATGTGTATGGCAAAGATTAGTTCTCAGGGATTGCTGGCACAGCATGCTGAGGGACAGGTCACCCTACTTCAGCAAAGAGAGCAGTTCAAGGAGCCCAGTGGAAGAGGCAAACAAGGATGAAGATGTTAAAGCACAGGCTTTGAGTCTCTGTGCAAAGGTATTTATGGACACTGGACTTCAAATTTCAAAAAGCAGATCTTTTCATATATTACACTCAACAAAAATCATCTCTCCtgaatttatattattttaaaagatacagACTTCTTAGCTGTATTATTGATGCTTTTTCACTCCTACAGGACACAAACTCATTTCCACCATACATGGAAGGCATGGGGATGTTTGGTAGGGCTCTCCTGCCTCTGGTGTGAAAAGTGCACTGTACAAAGTGATATTTATTACAACACACTAAGAAACTGTCTACCAGATTGTCTGAGTGATTAAACATTGAATTCCTAGAGGCTCAGGGGAAAGCTGTCTGTACTAAAACTCTTCCACTGTATCACTCAGCAGGAGATGAGAGGAGCTACAGAAAAAACATGTCAAATAAATTCTTTGTAGAATCTTGACAAGGCTTTGGAGATTCTCTCAGTATTTGGTCTCTCAGCAATCTGACACAGCATCCCTGTTTGGCTGGGCACTAAGCTGACATCAGATGAAACTCAAACTCAGAGGTGTTCAGGTTGCTGGATTAGGGTGTGGAACAtgtccccaaaacccaaacttcaaagccagcagccccagttGCTGCCATCTCCTTTTGCTCAGTGAAAAAAGTTACACATCAACTGAGGGAGACACCATTAACATTTTGTGTGAGGCATTTAGCCAGAGTAGGAAAGAACTCAAGAtgggtttgctttcttttgccaCCCCTCAACTAAGGCCTTAACAACAGGACTGAGGTTGACAATGCACCCATCCCTTCTAGATTTTCTCTTGCCTTAATCAACAACTGCTTTGCTCACTAAGGTTACCTGACAACACTGCCCATTCAGCAGTTCTGCCCCCTTTCTTCTACTGGTTCACATTCAGGGGGCACACAGGCCACTGATGCAGAAGGTTAACattgttttttaataacaagTTAACTTTCCAGCTGAACATCAATTGGGCAATACTGCTGATACAGAAGCACAAGTTTtcaagggacaggacaaggatATGTGGAAACTGCATCATCAGGCCTTGTTTCCTGTTGCTCATAAAATACCCTGCACACTTTGCCAGATGTTACATCATGCTGATTCAGGCTTTTCAGGCCAGCTCTCTGCTTCAAGATAActaaaaaactccaaatctcAGCATCAGTGCCACAGACCTCTGTGTGATGCTCAGGAATGAGAACCCCACTTCTCAGGGCAGTCATCTATCTTACCAAGGAAGCATTCTAGAGCCACCTTTGCTCATGGCTTCCCTTGCAAATTCACTGGCTCATCAAAGGCACTCCATGAAGCAGGATGGGAGGAACAACACACACCACAAACCCAGACAGCATTATCCATGCACACAAGGATAACAGGCCCAACCCCAACATTTTAACAGCATGAGACATCAGATACCAACCACTACAACATATGGTCAACATATTAACAATGATGTGAACAAATCCTGACAACACAAAAACACAGCTTTATGTTCAACAGATAGGAATTTGTGTCCTCACCAGTACAACACCAGGAAGGCAACAAGCCTGGAAAAAGCCAATGGCCTTGGGCTCGTTGTCACTGTCAGCTGCTTGAATGGAGTAATTCCTGTCATCATCATCTACATCATCACTGCCCATTAGGGGTCTGTTGGCATCTTCTTCCACACTGACTTCATCTTCATCTGCTCCAAGCTCAGGAAGGCCTAAGTTTTACAAGGAATaagcaacaggaaaaacagaCCACAGCCTGTTCACCCTCTCGCCACTCTAAAGCTATGCTCGCTTCTTTTAAGCAATTCTACCTTCTAGCAATTCTCTCCTCTCCCATACCTCCATCCTCCTTTGGCTTAGAAACTCTTCTAGATGGTGCTCTGTCCTGCAGTGCCGCCAGTTTCTACCCCTTGTCTTCTAGGGCTCTTGAAAGTATTGTGTGATCCTGGCGTCGGCTTTGTCTGTTCTGAGTGTCTGGCCATTAGTTGGAAGACACAACAAATTAGTGCATTTCCCCCCTCATTGAGGGTTTGGGAtcctcagccctggctcctgggTGCCACATCCCTTGAGCATggaggctgagagcagcagggactCAGACACCTGCTGCCTGTTATTGCCTCTGCTGGAATGGAAGGCCTGGGAACTGCATTGTGCTTCCTGGGATGCACAGCACTCTTACGAGCACGCTTTATGGCAGCTTTAGAGCTCCCAACTTTACAGCCTTGGTAGGCACCTGGGAAacctcctcacagccctgaaAAAGCCCCAaggttcttttgttttcctggtgcACTCTGACTTGCCTGCCACCTTCTCAGAGAAGAAACACGAGCGACCCAAGATTTATTTATCTGGTTGTGGGAGACCTGCAGACCAAAACTATTTTCCCTTCCAACTGCACACTTAAAGCTTGCCATAGTTTTCTCCTACAATAGCCAGTTATCAGTTTGCCTGGTGTTTCTTTAACAAATACTGATGTTTCAAGTGAAGAAAAACTGATAATTAGGCATATAGTGAGATGTTAGAGCCaggctgttttattttgctttaaaaaatatccaGACCCTATTCATGTGACACATGGTAGCATTTAGTGTGATCTTGGCAAGTAAAGCATTTGCTCCCTTAAATGCACTAAGGTGCAGCACCATTTGATAAGAGCCCTGAGGAGAAATGCTGTCAGAATGAGTAGTAGTACATGGAAAACTGCAGATCTGCTTTCCATGAAGGAACTGAAATAGCACAGCTCTTCCACTCACCCACTTCCCTCGGCGACGTCAGGAGCCCAAAGAACACAATGACTCCTCCAGCAAACTGTACTGAGGCAGTCACCAAGAAAGCATACtgaggagaaataaataaagcattCTTTAAGCACTTTCAGTCACATACACCTCCCTCTCTAATGAGACTTTCTTTACATTCCAGCCTCATGAGAGAGCAAACACAGCTACAACCCAGACTGCACCCATGACACTTGGAAACAAGTGATCTCTGCATCTCTTCAAGAGACTTGGTCCTATCTAAGCCTATCTGTACTGAGCTGACAGCAGTGAGAAAGGAGCTGAGCCAACACAACCAGagatccagctctgctggaagggACTGCTCAAAGAAGAGTCAAGCACTAAATTCGGACCAGGTTGCTTAGAACTTTGGTCAATCAGATTCTTGAAATCCTCCAAAGACAGATCCTCCAGGCTATGTCCCTTTATTCCATTGTTCTGCTTGGTCTTCCAAACATCCAAATGGAACCATCCCTGCTTCATTTCATAcccactgcttttttttctctctggaaaaagTCTGGCTCTCATTTCTCAGCAATCTTCTCCCAGGCTTTGGAAGGCTGCTCTCGGTACTCTAAGCCTTGTCATGTCGAGAGtgaccagctcagctctgccagcctgtccTCAGAGGCCCCATGCTATGAGATGTGCTGGGTCACTCCATTCCCTATGCTCAGCTGTCCACTGGCACATGACAGCCTGGTCTCTTCCCAGTCACAGCAGCTGCCCTTCCAGCTCCAGGGACTCCAGTCAGCTCAGAACCTGTGATGGATGGCTCTGAAGAGCACTTGAGCCACCCAAATCAGAAGTAGGTATAATGTGACACCAGAGCTCCTCAGTAACACCAGCCCCTTTTACAGAGGAGTCTCAGGCTCATTTCTCCCAGCTTGGAAGAGTCAGGAAAGGAATAGCCTTCCTATTCTGCCTACTGCTTACCCCCACAGAATTCAGGAAGATGAAATTGGATACATGAGGCTGTTATCTCTCAAGGACAGGATAAGAAACCAGTGCCTCATAACCCATTCAGACATGCAGGTGTAGCTAGAAGCCAGGCAGCAATACCTACCTCATAGCCATACTTGAGAACACAGGAGGCAAGGAATGCCCCAAGGATATTTCCCACAGATGCACAGGCACTCCAGAGTCCAAAGACAAAACCTCTCctgcagaaggggaaaaagattTGAAGCAGGCAAGGCAAGGACAGATGACATTAAGaacaagacaaaaacaaaacattcaagTGAACTTCAACTTATTAATAAAGTTACACCATTTCCCCTGACCACTTCAAAGATACTCAAAGTTCATTTAAAACAGAACACATCATAACTTGGAGGTGCCAAATAGACAAGCCAGGAACCCTGAAACATCTGTGTTAAAGGAGAGTCAGCTGGCAACAAGGTTACAAACTATGACTAGAGCTCATCTGCACACTCcaaagggagagcagagcctaGGATGACTCAGTTACCATTTGCACTCTTTATTGCTAAGTAGATAGAAACAGGTTTTTCAGTGGTATGAAAACTAAACTTCAGTCACTGTACACTATGGGATTGTTGAAGTTTGAACCTGTGCTTTTaacacacacagctgtgctcacaccagGCTGTTCTGTggctccagaaaaaaaagtgaaagagagACAGAATGTAATGAGTACAGCATATTCCATCCTACCTAATTTTAATTATGATCTAACAGCTGGTCTTTCTGATTTGAGAATTTCAGCTCAATCTGTTACTCAGCAGTTCAGGTAAGTGAGTCACTGAAGAAAACTCAACTCACCCAGCTTTTCCAAACCAGTTTCCCATGACAGCAACCACACAGGGCCAGCCAGTGGACTGCAGCAAGCCATTCACAACCCAGAGACAGCAGTAGAACCACTTGTTATAGAAATGCAACCATTCCGTGAGTGTGCCAAAGGAGAACACCtagaggagagcagagggaaaacagagaaGACAGCCTGAGGCTACTGCTGAACGACAGGCAGCAGTGGGGTGCTAAAAAAGGAACAAGTTTTCAGGGAGCTatgcaggggctggggcagaggccAGGCTGGCATTGTTTgagacacagcacagggctcacAGCAccctctgctgagctctgacTCCAGAGACAAACCTGCTGTCATGGCACTTCCTCTCCAAAACACTTCTGTCCCCCCAAACAGGGCAATTATaacaggagaggagaaagaagacaCAAATAGTTTCAATGACAACACTAAAAATACATCAGCCTCTTGATCTGCCCTTGTACTGACATCCTAATTCATGAGGctctctgcaaacacagaacCCTCACAGGTTCACCAAATTTAACACAAATACTACAACTAGGTCTCAAATTACCACGTGCTCTAATCCAAAAAACACACATTGTGACACAGGGTGCTTGATGCACACTTGTAGTCATGTGTCTGCAGAGCCCAACAGGCCACAGTGGGGTTTGTAGCCACTAGTAAATCAAACACACTCCCCACATTTTACAGCAACTTTAATAACCAGAAAACCACGAGATAAAACTGATTTACACTTCTCTGAAGTGGCTTGAATTTGAACACAAAGCACCTTTTGTTTTAAGCAGACATTCTTTTTTCACACATACCCTCCTAGCAATTAGATAAAATAAGTGAGTGAGTGCCTGGTATTGTTAGGATGTCCTtcaaaaaacaaaggaaagattGTGTTTGGAAGCAAAAGCCTTGATAACAACATACATGGTCTAAGAGATTAACTTATACTACAAAATAGTCCCCAAAAGGCCAAATACACCAATCTTGGACAAAAACTGTTCAGGTCTCTTGACAATGTCACAAACTTAAGAATTTCCTTCTGACACAGTGTTCAGAGCTAGACATTCCAGAAGGGGAGAGTCATCTATGCTCAATGCTTTACAGAGTGCAGTACATGCATCCAGTACCAAGTTAGACCTGCAGGCTTTGAGACAACTGAGGTACAGCTACAGCTCATGAGCAGATTCACACAGAAATAGTAAAACTCTAACCAAAAACCCTCAGGCAGACTTTTAAACCCCACTAATATGTTCCAACTTACCACCAGAGCAGAGGAACACATGCCAAAAGACAAAACCCAGCGCAAATTCAGGCGGTCCCCAACTATGCCACTGATAAAGAGACCCTGagaacaaaacacagcattaaATAAAGCCAGAGGATGTGCACCTTACAGctgtaagaattaaaattacatACAAAGGCCATACTAATCCAAATACTACTGTTATACCAACTAAGTTTGATTCTAACTACTTCTGCAACCAAAGAAACCCTGCTTGTAGCTGCTCATCACATTTCTTGTTTAAAAGAACTCAGCTGAGAACTCCTGGAGAGACAGAACTAGTTCTccccagtgacagcagtgtAAGAAATTCTGCAGTGATAGTATTTCCCTTGTGTTTGTTAAAAAGCATCTTCACATGGGTGACAGGCATGGGCAAAACTAACAgaaactgaaagagagaaggTTTGCCTCTGATCTAAGCTTTTTATTGTGGGTGTGATCTTCCCACTAAGAGTCAACCGAAGCTGAGCAGTTTGGAGTTAGTTTTACTCACCACAgcataggaaaacaaaaagatggTGTCCAATGTCCCCAGGAAGAGAGTTGCTTCTTctgcttttggaaataaatgGCTGCTGTTCCAGAGCTACAGAGGGAAAATTATGACAAGTAAACAGGGAGAGGCACAGCTCATCCTACTCTTTTTCAATAGAAACTCCACCTCCAAAGTAGAACAGCACATGGCCCAAGGAAGCTCCCATTTCTCCAACACTTTAGTTATCAAATCTTCTGCCAGAAAATGTCCACTGACacttcacttttaaaatgcaagctGGCAAACCAGAAGTGAGAAATGCTCCTTTCACCTGGATCAACACAAATGAGTGGAAAAACAAAGCCTACTTCTAACAAGCATGCAACTGCTAGACAGCTTCTTACTCTGAAACACTGATGagcattttaatgaataatGCAATAAAGGCATATTCTGTTTTATGAGTAGCATCTCTTCTGTACTTCTCTTGCTGTCTTCACTGAATGAGTAATTCCCTTACAGTATTTGTAGCAGcagccaaaataaaaaatgacagtaaacaaacagaaaagaaagagcacaaaaggaaaaagggggagaaatAGACTGGTTGGAAACTACTTGCAACAAGCTCCAGTCACTAATGTCGGGTTTTGCGTTTTCCCTGAGTTTCACTTTGGTTTCAATATGatca
This genomic interval from Catharus ustulatus isolate bCatUst1 chromosome 4, bCatUst1.pri.v2, whole genome shotgun sequence contains the following:
- the SLC37A3 gene encoding sugar phosphate exchanger 3; its protein translation is MAVPGSLRRQPASRGLVSHCTHHHIVVFLLTFFSYSLLHASRKTFSNVKVSISNQWTPSCRNSTAPELQPYELWNSSHLFPKAEEATLFLGTLDTIFLFSYAVGLFISGIVGDRLNLRWVLSFGMCSSALVVFSFGTLTEWLHFYNKWFYCCLWVVNGLLQSTGWPCVVAVMGNWFGKAGRGFVFGLWSACASVGNILGAFLASCVLKYGYEYAFLVTASVQFAGGVIVFFGLLTSPREVGLPELGADEDEVSVEEDANRPLMGSDDVDDDDRNYSIQAADSDNEPKAIGFFQACCLPGVVLYSLAYACLKLVNYSFFFWLPFYLSNNFGWKEAEADQLSIWYDVGGIIGGTIQGLISDVLQKRAPVLAVSLLFAVGSLFGYSRSPNSKPINAVIMAITGFFIGGPSNMISSAISADLGRQDLVKGSSEALATVTGIVDGTGSIGAAVGQYLVSLIQENLGWMWVFYFFILMTSSTILFISPLIVREVRMLLHERRLRMLAE